In Deltaproteobacteria bacterium, the sequence AGACGGGAGCTTCGAGCCGGCGGAGCTGGTGCTGGAGTTGCCCGGCGAAACGGCACCCGAGTTGCCGGCTGGGTACGAGCAGGGGTGGAGTCCGCAGGGGCTGGCTGACTTCGACGGCGATGGTGTGATGGAGGTGCTCGTGCGCGGAAGCGTGCAGCCTCCGGGCGGCAACGCGGGGCAAGCGACGATGCGGTTCATCGTGGTCGATGTCGCGGAGGCGAGCTCGCTCGAGGTCTACGAGCAGCCGTTCGCCAGCGCCGAGGCGTGGAGTGGGAAGCAGCAGTTTCGAGGGTTCGGCGACTTCAACGGCGACGGGGTCACGGACTTTGCCGTCTGGATCTCGGATCGCGTGGAAGGAGCCCCATCGGTGACACGCCCTGCGGTTTGGATCTCGCGGCCGTGAACGGGCGCGGGGGAGTACGAGCGAGACCAGGGAGGTGACGAGGATGTCGGACCACAGTGAACACAGCCGTGCTGGGTGTCGAGTCCCCACACGCTGACTGCGATTGTCCGCGACGAACGGGGCGCCACGCGTACCGCGACGAAGACGATCGCCTGCCAGTGAGGTCGCCGGGCGGGGACAAACCCTGCGATCCTCGCTGCGCGGGACGGCGGGCCCCCGCCGCCCACGCACCCGCGTTGCCCCGACACGCGATTGTTGCGGCCCTGCCGTGAACCGAACGCGCCGTCGCCCCACTTAGGGGCGACCCTGCCATGCGCTCGACCGTCACCGCCTCGATCTGCCTCGCCCTGTGCCTGTCCCCCATTGCCTGCGGCGAGTCGAGCGACGACGACGGCGCCGGGGGTGCCGGTGGCAAGGGCGACAACCTCACCGACAAGGGCATCTGCGCCGGCGCGGTGATCGACAAGCGCACCGGCGACGACGGCACCGAGCTGGCGGATCTGTCGGAGCTCGCCGACGTGTTCGCGCAGAAGGTCCTGCAGGCCGAGGGCGACGAGGGCACCTGCCCGACGACCTACGGCGAGATCATGGCCAAGCTGCGGGAGACCGACAAGGAGAACTGCGAGGGCGTGCGCGACGGCCTGCGCACCGCGGTGGTCAGCGAGACCGCGCAGGTGATGGGCAAGGCCGACACCTACCGCACCGTCACCACGCGCCAGTGCGGCGACCGTGAGCCCCACGAGCTGCTGTTCTCGCTGTTCGGCCTGCGCAGCACCACCAAGGGGCTGCCCGGCAACGTCGAGGTCATCGCCTTCGATCGCACCAACGCGGTGTTCAACTACTACGCGATCGAAGACGGCGAGATGCACTTCTTCGGCAACTCGGCGGACTACATGAAGATCGCCCAGGGCGAGGGCGCGCGGTGCAACGAGTGCCATCCCAACGGCGCGCTCAACATGAAGGAGCTCGCGGCGCCGTGGGTGCACTGGGAGGGCGACACCACGACGCCCGGCGCCGACACGCTGGTCGACGGCCACGACGATCTCGGCAGCAAGACCGACGGCATCGAGCTCGAGGGCATCGTCGACCGCGGCAACGATGCGATCCTCGCCACCCGCACCAAGACCCTGCTGGCCACCAACGACCTGAAGCAGGTGCTGCGGCCGCTGTTCTGCGCCGAGCAGCTGAACCTCGAGGAGGGCAGCTCGTCGGCCGGCGGCGGTGCACCGTCGTCGATCCCCGGGGGCGCGCTGGTCGACAGCCGCCTCAGCTTCGGCAGCGTCAGCGTCGGCGCCGACGTCTACACCGCCGCCATCAAGGCCGCCAAGCAGAAGGTCGTCGACGGCAGCGGCGCGCAGCTGAAGGACAAGAGCGGCAAGGGCGTCGTCGACACCCACTTCGCGTTCGTGTTCCCGGTCGTCAGCCGCGAGGATCAGAGCTACGTCGACAAGCTGGTGGAGCTGAAGGTCATCGACGAGGACTTCAAGAACGACGTGCTCGCGGTCGACATGACGCGGCCGGTGTTCTCGGCCGATCGCTGCCGCCTGCTCGAGTCGGCGCCCTCGATCGCCAAGCTCACCACCAGCACCGGCAAGGCCGTGAAGAGCTTGCCCAAGAAGATCCGCGACGGCTTCGTGGCCGCGCTCGCCGGCGCCACCGAGGGCTCGGCCGAGGCGCAGCTCGCCGGCTTCCTCGCCAACACCAGCGACGCCGACGCCCACGTGAAGGCCGCCGACGACTTCTTCGCCGCCTGCGAGGCGCGGCCCAAGGCCGAGTTCATGGCCGACGCGCTGAAGGTCGTGTCGCTGCGCCGCAACCAGGCCCGTGAGCTGCCCGTCATGGAGTTCGCACCGACCATGCCGATGGACAGCCTGCAGGTCGGCGACGACGCCCACCTCGATGCCGCGACCTGCACGCTGGTCGAGTAGCAGCTTTCGTGCGTGGGGCCGCGAACCGCGGGCGGCCCCGTCGCACTTCATGCTCGACGCCGCGGGCCGCTTCGCTTCGTCTCCCCCTCGCTTGGAGTGACCATGAACCTCGACGCCCGATTGCTCTCCCGTGCCCTGGCCTTTGCCGCCGCGTGCTCGTTCGGTGCCTGCGACAAGCAGGACGACACCGAAGAGAGCCAGGCCTGCGCCGAGGGCGAGAAGTGCGACACCCCCGGTGGCACCCAGCAGGAGCAGTGCCTCGCGCGACAGTCCGAGGTGCTGAACAGCTCGCAGCGCGGCTTCACCCCCACCGCGATCCGCTGGTCGTGCGCCGACGTCACCGGCGTCAACACCAACACCCAGGATGATCGCGGCCAGGAGTACTGCGAGTACTACGCGATCGTGCAGCCGCCGATGTCGACCGAGGCGTTCGACCTCGGTCGCCCGCAGTCCGAGCAGTCCGGCGACGTCACGGCCAACGCGATCTGCGTCGAGGGCGAGAACGCCGACAACTGCCGCACCAAGATCAGCGCCGATCAGCTCGCGGCGATGGAGGACGACCCGACCGCGATCGTCGGCGCGTGCGTGTTCACCTCGTGGCACGCCGACGTGCCGGGGCCGCTGCCGTCGTGCGCCGCGGGCGAGTGCGGCACCGATCAGTCGCTGTTCGGCTTCCAGTTCACCGAGGAGTTCTTCCGCATGAAGATCTCCTTCAACTCGAACGGTGCCGCCGCCGACCTCGTGCAGAAGTGCCTCGAGGGCAAGGCGCCTGCGCCCAAGAAGTGGTCGAACACCGCCGACCCGCTGACGGAGCCCTTCTTCCGCGGCTGCATGGAGGTGCAGGGCATCTACGGCACCGGCTGGCGCCGCTCGGATCCGTCGGTGTGTGCGGTGGTCAACCGCCTCGACGAGTGCGGCTGCGGCGTGCCGGGTGTGAGCCGCGAGGATCTGCCGACCGCGATCATCCCGCCGCAGCCGACCCCGAACGGCGACATCACCCTGCGTGGCTTCCGGCTCGGCACCTGGGACAACCCCGAGGGCTTGCCGCCGGGCTGCCGCTACCTCGACACCGGTGACACCAGCCACACGCTCGTGGCCTGCGATCTCACCGCCAGCGACGTGGTGCAGAACCTGAACGATCCCAAGGAGACCTGTCGTCGCACCTTCGGGCCCAACGTGGTCGTGCACGTGCCGCTGCCCAAGGACGCGATCCAGTGCTCGCCGAACAAGAAGACCAGCGCGGGCAAGAGCTGCGGCACCACGCCGTGGAACCTGGGCGCCGAGAACGGCTGACGCCGGCAACTTGCAAGCCCGACCTCGGCGGGACTACGGTCGTCGCCGATGACGTCGCGCCGAGCTCGAGCGTGGATTGGGGGCCTGGCGGCCCTGCTCGGCTGTGGTGACGCGGCCGCGCCGCCGGACGCGGCGCCAGCTCCCGCAGTGGCCGTGGATGCCGCTGCGCCGGCGACCGTCGCGGACGCGCCCCGCGACGCGTTGCTCGCCGAGGCCCGCGGTGCGATCGCGGTCGCGGCCGACGGCGCGGTGCTGGATGCCGACCTGCGCGCGCAGGTGCTCGCCTCGACCGCGCCGCAGCATGCCCACGCCAAGCGGCTGCTCGCCGCGCTCGCGCGCCCGCGCGACGCGGGTGCGGCGTCGGCGAGCACCGGCACTGCGATGCCGAGCGTGCCGCCGCTGGCCCCGAGCGCGACCGGTGACGCCGACGTGCCACCGGTGGTGCCGCCGTCGAGCACGCCCGGCGCGGCCACGACGGACGCGCCGGGCGTCGCGTCGACCTCGGCCGCCGCGCGGCCGGCCGCAGCGGCCAGCACTGCGGCGGGCGAGGGACCCGCGAGCCGCGGCGCTTCGAGCAGTGGCCCCGTGCAGCTCGAGCGGCTCGGGCTCGCGAAGAGCAAGGCCGGTGCGTCGCTGACGATCGTCGCCTCGCGCGGCATCCTCGTCGGCGTCGTGAGCCAGCCCGAGGGCGGGCTCGTGCGACTCATGCTCGACGACGTCAGCGCCTCGGCCAAGGTGCTGTCGTCGCGGCCGCGCGTGGCGGGGGCCGCGGTGACCGACATCGCCCGCAGCAGCAAGGGCGTGCGCGTGACCATCGCGCTCGAGCCGGGTTGGACGCTCGGCGGGGTCCACCGCACCACGGGCGGCGCGCGCGTCGACCTGCGCGCGCCGTGAATCGCCGGCCTTCTCGCACCCGCCGCGGACAGCCGCGCGGTCCGTGCTAAGCATCGCGCGAACCATGTCGTACGCGAGCCTGCGCGAGGCGGTCGTCGATCTCGAGCGGACGGGGCAGCTCCGACGCATCGCCGTGCCGCTCGATCCCCACCTCGAGCTGTCGTACGTGCACCTGCGGGTGTGCGAGCAGGGCGGGCCGGCGCTGCTGTTCGAGCAGGTCGAGGGCTGCGCGTTCCCGGCGGTGTCGAACCTCTTCGGCACGCTCGAGCGCGCGCGCTTCCTGCTGCGTCACGGCTACGAGACCGCGGCGCGCGTGATCGAGGCGCGCGCCGATCCGGTCGCGGCGCTCAAGCATCCCTGGCGTCATCGCGGCACGCCGCTGGCGGGCCTGCGCGCGCTGCCGTGGCGGCGTCGCAGCGGCCCGGTGCTCGCCCACCAGACCACCGTTGGCGCGCTGCCGCAGGTGCACTGCTGGCCCGACGACGGTGGCCCCTTCATCACGCTGCCGCAGGTGTGGAGCGAGCATCCCGACGCGCCTGGGGTCATGCGCGGCAACGTCGGCATGTACCGCATCCAGCTCGGCGGCAACGACTACGTGCCCGATCGCGAGGTCGGGCTGCACTACCAGCTGCATCGCGGCATCGGCGTGCACCACACCGCCGCGGTCGCGCGCGGCGAGCCGCTGCGCGTGAGCGTGTTCGTGGGCGGGCCACCGGCCCACACGGTCGCGGCCGTGATGCCGCTGCCCGAAGGGCTCTCCGAGCTCACCTTCGCCGGCATGCTCGCGGCGCGACGCTTTCGCTGGGCCCGCGTCGACGGCCACGTGGTCTCGACCGAGGCCGACTTCGTGCTGACCGGCACCGTGGTGCCCGGCGAGACCAAGCCCGAGGGGCCGTTCGGCGATCACCTGGGCTACTACAGCCTCACGCATCCGTTCCCGGTGCTGCGGGTCGATCACGTGTGGCACCGCGCGGGCGCGATCTGGCCCTTCACGGTGGTCGGTCGGCCACCGCAGGAGGACACCGCGTTCGGCAAGATCATCCACGAACTCACCGCGCCGATGGTGCCGCGCTCGATCGCGGGGCTGCGCGCGATGCATGCGGTCGACGCTGCCGGCGTGCATCCGCTGATGCTGGCGCTGGGCAGCGAGCGCTACGTGCCGTGGGGCGAGCGGCGGCCGGCCGAGCTGCTGACGATCGCCAACGCGGTGCTGGGCTTCGGGCAGGCCTCGCTCGCGAAGTACCTCGTCATTGCCGCGGTGCAGGACGCCGCGCCGTCGCCCGAGCACGAAGCCGAGTTCCTCGCGCACGTGCTCGCGCGCTTCGATCCGCGCCGCGATCTGCACTTCCAGACCCGCACCACGATCGACACGCTCGACTACTCGGGCACCGGCCTGAACGAGGGCAGCAAGCTCGTGATCGCGGCCGCCGGCGCACCGCTGCGGACGCTCGCGACCACGCTGCCGCCGACGCTGCCGCTGCCGGCGGGCTTTGGACCGGTCGCGCTGGTGCTGCCGGGCGTGCTGGCGGTGCAGGGGCCCGCGTACGCCGAGGCGCCCGGGGCCGCCCAGAGCCTCGCGACCGCGCTCGAGCAGGCCGGCGTGCTGCACGAGCCGTCGACCCCGTGGCCGCTGGTGGTGTTGGCCGACGACGCGGAATTCTGTGCCCGCACCCTGGCGAATTTCCTGTGGGTGACGTTCACGCGCAGCAATCCCTCGCACGACGTGCACGGCGTGGGCGCGACCATCTCGCACAAGCACTGGGGCTGCACCGGCGCGGTGATCATCGATGCGCGTCGCAAGCCCCACCACGCACCGCTGCTCGACTACGACCCCGCGGTGGTCGCCAAGCTCGAAGCCATGGCGGTGCGCGGCGGCCCGCTGCACGGGCTGCTGTGAGCCGCACCGACCGCGCCGGGCCGCACGGCCGGCGGCCCGGCTGAGCTACACTGCCCGACGTGATGGTCGCCCGACTCTGTGCCGCATCGCTCCTGGCCCTCGTCGCGCTCGGCTGTCGACCGCCGGTCGACACCAACCCGCCGCCGGACGACGGCGGCTCGCAGGAGACCGCGACGGTCGGCGATCCGATCGAGATCGCGGGCAAGCGCATGGCGGCCGGCGACCTCGACGGCGCCGAGGGCGAGATCGACGCGGCGCTGCAGAAGCACGCGGACGATCACGAGCTGTGGTTCGCCAAGGGCGTCATCCGACAGGCCCGCAACGACGACGACGGCGCCACGCAGGCGTGGTCGCGGGCGCTCGAGCTGCAGCCGCAGTTCGTGCCCGCGATCGGGGGCATCGGCTCGGTGTTGCTGGCCAAGGGCGACTTCGACGCGTCGATCGATCGCTTCAGCGAGGCGCTGCGGCTGCAGCCCGACTGGGCCGACGGGCACTACAACCTCGGGCTCGCGCTGCTCGGTGCCAAGCAGCGCGACAAGGCCGTGCTGGCGTTCGAGCGCGCGGCCAAGCTCGCACCCGACGACCCCACCGTGCTCGTGCAGCTGGCCGACATCTACGTGCAGGACGAGAAGACCGACGCCGCGTTGCCACTGCTGCAGCACGCCGCCGAGGTCGCGCCCAAGGACGCCAACGTGCGCGTGGTGTGGGGCAACGCGCTGGTCAAGCGCGGCGACTTCGAGGGCGCGATCGGGCAGTACGCCCAGGCGCTGCAGGCCGATCCCAACAACCTCGACGCGCGGCTCGGGCTCGCGCGGGCGCAGCAGCGCGCCGGCAAGCTCGCCGACGCCGCCAAGCAGCTCGAGCTGCTCACCGGCGTGGTGCCCGACTCGGCGGTGGTGTGGGCGGAGTGGGGCAGCGTGCTCGCGAAGCAGGGCCAGCTCGACGCCGCGCTCGGCAAGTTCGACAAGGCCATCGCGATCGATCCGAAGTTCGAGGCCGCGTACGTGCGGCGGATCGGCGCGCTGGTCGAGGGCAAGCGCTGCAAGGACGCCCGCGCGGCGCTCGCGGCACTGCGAGATCTCGAGCCCGCCGATGCCTCGATGGAGGCCGGCCAGGCCGCGATGGGCAAATGCAAGAAGTAGGTGCGTCGGCGCACGTCGTGCGAGGTCGTGTCGCGCCGCCGCCGCGGGTTCGGCTTCTCTATACTTCGCCATGGCCGAGCGAGCCGTTCCCGAGATCCGCGACGCGCTGACCTTCGACGACGTGCTGCTCGAGCCGGGCTACAGCGAGGTGCTGCCGTCCGAGGTCGACGTCTCGTGTCGGCTCACCCGCGAGATCAGCCTGCGCGTGCCGCTGCTGTCGGCGGCGATGGACACCGTCACCGAGGCCGCGACCGCCATCACCATGGCGCGCGGCGGCGGCATCGGCATCCTGCACAAGAACCTCTCGCCGGCGGATCAGGCCCGCGAGGTGCGGCGCGTGAAGAAGGCCCAGAGCTTCATGGTCCGCGACCCGCTCACGGTCGCGCCCGATCAGACGCTGTCGGCGGCGCTGGGGCTCATGCACACCCACGGCTTCTCGGGCCTGCCGGTGGTCGATGGCGGGCGCCTGGTCGGCATCCTGACCAGCCGTGACGTTCGCTTCGAGACCTCGCTCGATCGACCGGTGCGCGAGGTGATGACCAAGCAGCCCATCACCGCCGAGGAGACCATCAGCGCCGACGAGGCCAAGCGCGTGCTACACAAGCACCGCATCGAGAAGTTGCTGGTGGTCGATCGCGGCGGTGCGCTGGTCGGGCTCATCACGGTGAAGGACATCTTGAAGGGCCAGGACCAGCCCGACGCCGTCAAGGACGCGCAGGGGCGCCTGCGCGTGGGCGCGGCGGTCGGCACCAGCGGCGAGACCATGGAGCGCGTCGAGGCGCTGGTCGAGCAGGGCGTCGACCTCATCGTCGTCGACACCGCCCACGGCCACAGCCGCCGCGTGCTCGAGGTCGTCGCGGCGATCCGCAAGACCCACCGCGACCTGCAGATCGTCGCGGGCAACATCGCCACGCCGGCGGCGGTCTCCGCCCTGGTCGAGGCCGGCGCCGATGCGGTCAAGCTCGGCATCGGCCCCGGCTCGATCTGCACCACCCGCGTGATCGCGGGCGTCGGCGTGTTGCAGGTCAGTGCGATCTTTGAGTGCGCACCGGTGGCTGCGCGCGCGGGCGTGCCGATCATCGCCGACGGCGGCATCAAGTACTCCGGCGACGTGGTGAAGGCGCTGGCCGCCGGGGCCAGCTGCGTGATGATCGGCAGCCTGTTCGCCGGCACCGACGAGGCGCCCGGCGAGCTCGTGCTGTACCAGGGCCGCAGCTACAAGGTCTACCGCGGCATGGGCTCGATCGGCGCCATGCGGGCCGGCAGCAAGGACCGCTACTTCCAGGGCGCCACCGAGGATCGCAAGCTCGTGCCCGAGGGCATCGAAGGGCGCGTGCCCTACCGCGGGCCGCTCACCGAGAGCCTCCACCAGCTGGTCGGTGGCATCCGCTCGGGCATGGGCTACGTCGGCGCCAAGACCCTCGCGGAGCTGCAGGAGAAGGCCCGCTTCCGTCGCATCTCGGCCGCCGGCCTGCGCGAGAGCCACGTGCACGACGTGATCATCACGCAAGAGGCCCCCAACTATCGCGTGGAGTAGCTCGCAACATGCAGCACGAAACCCTGCTCGTCGTCGACTTCGGGTCGCAGGTCACCCAGCTCATCGCACGGCGCATCCGCGAGCTCGGCGTGTTCGCCGAGATCGTGCCGTGCCAGCGCGCCAGCGAGCGGCTCGCGGCGCTCGGCAAGAGCGTGCGCGGCATCGTGCTCTCGGGCGGGCCGTCGTCGATCTACGACGAGGGCGCGCCGACCATGCCGGCCGGTGTGCTCGAGCACGGCGTACCGGTGCTGGGCATTTGCTACGGGCTCTACGTGCTCGTGCAGGCCTGCGGCGGCGAGGTCGCCCGCGCCGACGAGCGCGAGTACGGCGGCTCGATCCTCACCGTGCTCGAACCGCTGGGCCCACTGGCCGGCTTCGATCCGCTGCACCCCGAGCCGGTGTGGATGAGCCACGGTGATCGCGTCACCACGCTACCGCCGGGCTTCCGCACCGTCGGC encodes:
- a CDS encoding VCBS repeat-containing protein produces the protein MGVLGDYNGCEFNFPNSYAEDPEYFAMPVLLTDRATGLLEPAGGVLPGEIPRLMWLGDLDGDGHLDVLFGVYGSGFSWARGLGDGSFEPAELVLELPGETAPELPAGYEQGWSPQGLADFDGDGVMEVLVRGSVQPPGGNAGQATMRFIVVDVAEASSLEVYEQPFASAEAWSGKQQFRGFGDFNGDGVTDFAVWISDRVEGAPSVTRPAVWISRP
- the guaB gene encoding IMP dehydrogenase, which codes for MAERAVPEIRDALTFDDVLLEPGYSEVLPSEVDVSCRLTREISLRVPLLSAAMDTVTEAATAITMARGGGIGILHKNLSPADQAREVRRVKKAQSFMVRDPLTVAPDQTLSAALGLMHTHGFSGLPVVDGGRLVGILTSRDVRFETSLDRPVREVMTKQPITAEETISADEAKRVLHKHRIEKLLVVDRGGALVGLITVKDILKGQDQPDAVKDAQGRLRVGAAVGTSGETMERVEALVEQGVDLIVVDTAHGHSRRVLEVVAAIRKTHRDLQIVAGNIATPAAVSALVEAGADAVKLGIGPGSICTTRVIAGVGVLQVSAIFECAPVAARAGVPIIADGGIKYSGDVVKALAAGASCVMIGSLFAGTDEAPGELVLYQGRSYKVYRGMGSIGAMRAGSKDRYFQGATEDRKLVPEGIEGRVPYRGPLTESLHQLVGGIRSGMGYVGAKTLAELQEKARFRRISAAGLRESHVHDVIITQEAPNYRVE
- a CDS encoding UbiD family decarboxylase, giving the protein MSYASLREAVVDLERTGQLRRIAVPLDPHLELSYVHLRVCEQGGPALLFEQVEGCAFPAVSNLFGTLERARFLLRHGYETAARVIEARADPVAALKHPWRHRGTPLAGLRALPWRRRSGPVLAHQTTVGALPQVHCWPDDGGPFITLPQVWSEHPDAPGVMRGNVGMYRIQLGGNDYVPDREVGLHYQLHRGIGVHHTAAVARGEPLRVSVFVGGPPAHTVAAVMPLPEGLSELTFAGMLAARRFRWARVDGHVVSTEADFVLTGTVVPGETKPEGPFGDHLGYYSLTHPFPVLRVDHVWHRAGAIWPFTVVGRPPQEDTAFGKIIHELTAPMVPRSIAGLRAMHAVDAAGVHPLMLALGSERYVPWGERRPAELLTIANAVLGFGQASLAKYLVIAAVQDAAPSPEHEAEFLAHVLARFDPRRDLHFQTRTTIDTLDYSGTGLNEGSKLVIAAAGAPLRTLATTLPPTLPLPAGFGPVALVLPGVLAVQGPAYAEAPGAAQSLATALEQAGVLHEPSTPWPLVVLADDAEFCARTLANFLWVTFTRSNPSHDVHGVGATISHKHWGCTGAVIIDARRKPHHAPLLDYDPAVVAKLEAMAVRGGPLHGLL
- a CDS encoding tetratricopeptide repeat protein — encoded protein: MVARLCAASLLALVALGCRPPVDTNPPPDDGGSQETATVGDPIEIAGKRMAAGDLDGAEGEIDAALQKHADDHELWFAKGVIRQARNDDDGATQAWSRALELQPQFVPAIGGIGSVLLAKGDFDASIDRFSEALRLQPDWADGHYNLGLALLGAKQRDKAVLAFERAAKLAPDDPTVLVQLADIYVQDEKTDAALPLLQHAAEVAPKDANVRVVWGNALVKRGDFEGAIGQYAQALQADPNNLDARLGLARAQQRAGKLADAAKQLELLTGVVPDSAVVWAEWGSVLAKQGQLDAALGKFDKAIAIDPKFEAAYVRRIGALVEGKRCKDARAALAALRDLEPADASMEAGQAAMGKCKK